Genomic window (Chionomys nivalis chromosome 7, mChiNiv1.1, whole genome shotgun sequence):
agttcgcgagcttcgggctggaggttgagaatacagacgcagagacacaccgaccttttaacactgataccaaaagcccCACTTTAATTaacaccatgtaggcttaaatacactgcagtcaatggccaacaggtgaaaattcctctgatcctctaactagGCATAGCTTCTAGTAACtccaattagaaggttctagcaggGTAGAGCATCTGAAagccaggactcattaatcccaacatccaAATGAAGGTCAGGACTTAATTGGTCCCAACACTCCCCTGTGTGGGTCCCATGTCGCTCTCTCCATTCAGAGGCTGATATGGCTGTCACAGAAGCTGGAAGAGGCTTCTCAGGGACACAGGGGTGTGTATATCCAGCTGGGTGGGCATGCATGAGCCGTGGAAGCGGTCCATTGGCACAGAGTCTCCAATACCAAGAGGCCAGGGCTAGATCCCTACTTTACCAAATACCTAGCTACTATGATAGGAGGGAAAGTAGCCGCAATAAAGCGGTACTGAAGGGTCAGCTGGAGGACCTCCCGCCCACTGAGTTCTTACCATGTTTCTTGGGACCTCTCCACACCACGGCCTCGTTAGGGTTCTCCAGCAGGAAGCCCACAGACATGAGGGAGATGCTCTGCTCCTGatccacaaagacaggcacccaGCCTTGGTCACACTGGTGCACTGCCTTGCCTTGTGCACGGAGCATGCGTGGGATGCTGGGCCCGCACAGGTCTACGTCTAGGATCCCCACCTAAAAGAAAGCGGAGGCTGAGGGTGGAGAGAAGCCCTCCAGGATTGCTGGGAGCTGGAAACTAAGTGCAGCAGGTGTCAGCCCGGGTCGAGGCCTCACCTTCTTGCCCTGGTGGCGCAGCGCCAGGGCCAACTCCGTGGAGATGGTACTTTTCCCAACGCCCCCCTTTCCAGAGAGGACAAGGATGATATTTCGCACTCCGGCCAGATTCCCGGGCTCTGGTGAGAAAAAGGAGTTGGTGAGAAAAGGGTGTCCGGGAGAGCGACAAAGACAAAGGTACTCTGGTAGAAGGTCTTCTAGAAGTCCCAGACCTGTCTCGGTCTcacttctgcctgagatggagaaactgaagtcACGTGCACACGTGACACCGTGTGCGAACGCTCCACCTGTGATAATCCTTAAATGCCAGCTAACTTCAgcatgaaagactctaaatgcatttgcaagccccctcaaccctaagaaaatgtagaaaaatctaaagtcatttctgatgactctcagtacttccccacctccccttaaaaccaaggacataacagctatgcatgcacgtactgagatgttggaaactttccatctccctgaataggggcatgataacccttaggtgttgactcagttactgatgttttgacttagtccctgggaaggggcaaagtgaccttcagaagtttccctttacctcatctgatctggcaatcactctccagctaattattggtaatagcctttttgaataagccaatccaataagttaaaaaacaacctacaggtgtcgtcccccacccccgtctctgtggctttttgctttaaaagatgggctgtaacagctgtggatgtccttcatatcccgaacctgaaggaccctgtcatgacagaataaaaaatcctcttgctgtttgcatccgcacgagtggtctcgactgatccttgggtagggggtctccccagaagaaagacatccttcggggggtctttcacagcagagacagagaaaacatagAGGCTAGTTTAATACAGCTACGCGGCACCTGTGCCCGAATGCACAGACTCCACATTACAGACTGCAGCGGACTCCCAGCTCTCTCGGAGGAGCAAGGCTGAGGACCTAGAGCAGCCGTAACCGCCTCCAAGTGCATCCGTGTCACCCGGCTGGCTAGGTAAACAAGGGGACATGCCATGCATTGGCGTCTCAGGCCACTCTGTGTGCAGGCCACCGGTGACTTGCACTCGGTCCGCCTTCGGACTTCCCCGACCCCTCACTCCTGGCCGGCCCGCACGCTCACCAGCTGCCGCCTCCATCCCGCCGCCAGCTGCTCTTCGCGGCTCCCTTCCGCTTTCTCTCCAAACTCGCTGAGTCTTTGAACCAATGGCAACAAGAGTCCGCCCCTGGCTCATTTTGAGAGGCCTAGTCTCGCAATCGTCAGCCAATCACCTGAGGAGAACCCGATCCTGGCAACTGATGATGACGCCACGGACACAGAGATACTTCCGCATGCTTCTCCAATAGTGATGCGAGAATCTTTTTGACAGCTCTACTGAGGACCAGTAGGAACTTTGGTTCAGGATTGACAGGTCGAGCAAGCCTCTCGACAGCAGCCCTGTCTCGCGAGACCCGCCCCCGCGCGAAGCCGCAGGAGAGCCCGCCTTCGGCTGCCCGGCCAATGCAGCGCGGGGGCGGGGATTGTTTGCGTCGCGGCCGGAACGGAAAGTGGGTCAGCGCCGGCGGAGCGCTTGGCCGCAGGTGAGCCGCGCCGGCCCAGCCCGGCCAGGCCCGGCGGGCGGCGCGCTGACCTTGCAGGCGGTCAAACCGGCCACCCTTTGTTCCCCGGCGGTGGCGCTCGGGTTTCTGGGCGGGGACCTCGGAGCCAGGTGCCAGCCGCTTCGTCGTAGCGAGATCCGCGAGCCTCTGGCCCCGCGGAGGCCGAGCGCGGCCGCGTCCCGGGACGTCTGAGGTTCATTCATTGGGTCCCTACCGTGTACTCCTGTCCGGCGCTCAGCCAGCCCAACTGCTGCGGAGTGCTGGGCGCGGCCGCGCTTGGCCCCTTTGTGGGTGACTGGGGCGAGGTAGGGTAGTGCAGTGGATCTGCGGGGGACAGGAGGCAACTCGGACGGAGTCGACTATTAGACCCAGACAGACCACTCGGGTGAGGAGATCTAGCCCTCCCAGAGCCTTGCATTTTGTCCCAGGAACGACGTCAAGGCCTGAGTGGAGTTTAAGGTTGTTTCCGAGACTGAGCTGGGTTTGTAGTGTGTGGAGCGGGATGGGTCAGAGGGAGTTGTGTGGTGCAGGAAGCGGTGGGTTTCCAGCGACAAGTTGGAACCACTTCAGGTGTGCTGGAAGAAGGGGTTCAGgagtgggtgacagctgtgtttCTGGCATGAGGAACTGGATGCTGGGGATGCCATTTGCCAAAGTGGACAGCGGAGGAGGAGCAAGTTAAGTGTCATATACCCGAGGGGCAGCAGCTCCTGAACGGAACGCAGAGATGGGCTGGGGCACCTCCAGAGTTATGGGTGTCTGGGTTGCGTTTCACACCATCGCCCTGGGCTTGATTGAGATGCTCAGATACTGGAGCCAGGTATGAGCTTGTGGGAGTTTCTGGAGCCCAGGCTGAGTGTCCAGGGCCACGTAGTCCCCATCCTGTGGTGGGTCTGTGGCCTAACCTGCCAGGTGGCCCAGAAATACCAGGGGGCAGAGTCTAGGTATTGGTCTTGTTTCGGTATTCTGACACATGTGTCTTTAAGACTTAACAATTAAGTTTTCCTCTAGGTCCTTTCCACAATGGCCCGGCGTCCGCGGAGTAGCAGAGCATGGCACTTTGTTCTGAGTGCAGCCCGCCGAGACACAGATGCCCGAGCTGTGGCTTTGGCAGGCACCACTAACTGGGGCTATGACTCTGATGGGCAGGTAGGTCTCACTGACAAGGTGGAGTTGACCAATGTATGGATGGAGAGTGACAAAGTCGCTGAGGGTGGACTGTCTCCTGGTATGTCATGCTTGGAAGGGGGGCTCTTTGGCCTGGTAAAGACTATGTAGCTTGAGAGTGACAGAGAATCAAGGCGGACAGGGATCCCTGCCCAGGGAATGTAAGTCCTCGACAGTGCTGGTCAGTGCACAACAGATGCCTGTTCATCAGCCCTACCAGTTTCTGGAATAACTGTTGCCAACTTGGTACCCACCTtctggatatttttgttttgtttactgttGTGTGACACAGTTAATGGGTGGATGTCAGGAgacaatttttgttttcctttgtgggcttgtcctctccttccacctttatttGGGACCTGGGAATCAAGCTTAGGTTGTCCTTTATTGTAGCAAGCACACACAGGCTGGACCATCTTGATCACCCTGTATGTTTCTTCTGCTACACAAATATTCACTTTACATTCATGTGTATAAAAGGATCTgtggtctttattttttctttttttgagactgggtttctgtgtagccttggcaagctagacttgaactcagagattcgcctgcctctgcttcccaagtgttgggatgaaaggcatgtgccaccaccagcttCTTTTTTTAGAAATAGTCTCACACTgtaacacaggctggccttgaggcagtttatttactgtgtgggcacacatgcccCATGATCAGCATGTCAAGTCAGGATGCTTCTACCATATGGTACCCATgggtcaaactcaggccatcgacaaatgcttctgtttttgttcttaAATCTTTAGTTCTTGAGTTCAGATTTCAAAGACATCCTTTGTTGCTGACTCCAGGCACAGGGAGGCCCAGGAATGCAGGGCCCAGGGTACATACCAGCTTGATACACCTGACAAGGCAGGCCCTTGGGGTTGCTCTTCATCAGTCTTGCTTTACTGGACTGGTATTCTGGCCCGCCCTGTGTCGCCTCTACTCTGATGTCATAGCTTCCTACAACAGAGTCCCTTCTAGAAGCCTCCATGGGTGTGAGGAAACTTGGAAGCCATAGGTTTTCTGACTTGGTCAGTGGGGTCTTCTGAACTTGAGAGGTCAGCCCAAATTTTCAGCCATGCCCAATGACAGTGTACCCTGGAGCAGCCTGTATGCCTGCCTGCTACTGCCTCAGAGTCATCACTGAGGGATGGCAGCAGTGACACACACATGCCTATCATGTAGTTGTCAGTTCCTGGTGTCCCTGGGCCCTTTGCTGGGTTGAGCCgcatcctccctccttcctgtcctaAGGTAGATTGACTGTATACCCTGACTCCTGATTCACTGGGTTTGCCTTGGCTTTAGAGGAGCCCATCTTTGCCAGTGGGTGCAAGGTCTGCCCTATAAGCCTTTCCTTCAGACAGGATAGCTGTTCTGGTTGGCTGCTGAGGGATCTAGGTTCACCTCGGTTACTACatcctgtgtctggcttcctgtGGAGTTACTACTCCCCTATTCCAGCATACAGGCCTGGAGTTGAAGGTCAGTTTCCAGTCTCCCTTAGCTGTCTGCTGCTGGCTACTTCCTCACGGTACTGAACAGCCACCATGATGGTTCTTGAGATCGGTGTGTGGTTTGGGGCCTTGCCCGAGGAGCTGGCAGTATTGcaaaagaagcagagaacaggACAGTGGAGAGCCCTGAATATTGTGAGAATACGGGGGTGAAAGATCGGGTCCAAGCTTCCGTTGGTGGCTGAATGCTTCCCAGCGTCACAGGGCTGGATATTTGGCTGGCAATAGATGTGACTCCAGGGTGGATGACAGAACTGATATGGTCGCGGTCTGCTCAGGTTATAGAGGGGTCATGAACTGTGTAGGGCATGGCAGGCCAAGGAGGCAGAAGCCAAAGCTCCAGGGAGACTGCCAAGCAGCTGAATGGGAGTAGTGTCAGTAGCTGGAACCTGGCCAGCCCTGCTTTGTCTATACCTCTGTCAGCCTCCAAGGACTGAGCTCCAGCCACATGGACTGCATCTCTGGAGGAGTTTGAAGCAGCTACATTAGCCCATTAGGATTCACTGCGTATGTTCCTTTTGCTTCCGGTAACCCTGCATGGGATGGGAGCACACATCCTAAGGCTTAGGTCTTACTTAGGCTGTGAGGAGCCAGATGCTAGACCTTGCTGACAGTACCAGTCCTGTGGTTTAGGAAACCTTGAGCTACCTGGAAACGGCAGGAGGTGGGCACTGGAGGGCCCCCATCTCATGTGGTTGTGGTGGCCAGGCTTCTGGCTGTGCGGAAATGGTGCTGGCGGCTGTATATTGAATTTCAGAGTCCATTTAGAAGTCAAGTGAGACACTGTCCCCTGGGAACACCTCCCCATTCCACTGTACTCTCAGGCATACAAGTCAAATTTTAGCACTGAGGCTGCTTATGCTGGACACTGGAGAACCCCAGGAGGTGTCTGGATTCTTCTGGAGGATGTGAGAAAAGGGTCAGGTAGCCTGGCAATGGGAAAGCTGCCATAATTAGAATAATCTGTCACTTTCCTCCCAGCACAGCGACTCTGACTCCGACCCTGAGTactcttccctgccaccatccATCCCCAGTGCTGTGCCTGTGACAGGGGAGTCCTTCTGTGACTGTGAGGGTCAGAACGAGGCTACCTTCTGCAACAGCCTACACACAGCACACCGCGGCAAGGACTGCCGGTGTGGTGAGGAGGATGAGGGTGAGTGCCCGTCActggagcctggggtggggggagctgggCAGGTTCTCTAGCACCAGAGTAAGGCTGCTTTGCCCCAGCTCTGCCTAGTTTGGGGCCTCTGTCTTACAGATTTTGATTGGGTCTGGGATGACCTGAACAAGTCCTCAGCCACCTTGCTGAGCTGTGATAACCGCAAGGTCAGCTTTCATATGGAGTACAGCTGTGGCACTGCGGCCATCCGGGGCACCAAGGAGCTAGGGGATGGCCAGCATTTCTGGGAAATCAAGATGACCTCTCCTGTGTATGGCACTGACATGGTAAATGGCCAGCCAAGAGGGTAGCTGCCATGGGCCCAGCCCCTAGGCACCTAACTAGCCCAGCCCCACTGTTTCAGATGGTGGGCATCGGGACCTCAGATGTAGACCTGGACAAGTACCATCACACATTCTGCAGCCTGCTTGGCAGGGACGAGGACAGCTGGGGCCTCTCCTACACTGGTGGGTATTGCCTGGGTTGTGGGCGGGGCCGGCAGTGCCACAGGCCTCCCAGGCTTACCCATCTGCTCTCCCAGGGCTCCTCCATCACAAAGGCGACAAGATGACTTTCTCTTCACGCTTCGGCCAGGGCTCTATCATCGGCGTACACTTGGACACCTGGCATGGGACGCTGACCTTCTTCAAGAACAGGAAGTGCATAGGTGAGGGTGCCTTCCTGACCAGGTCTCAGTCAGGTGCTGGAGACCAAAGATGGAGCATAGGGTGCAGTCAGGTAGCTGATCTGAGGCTCTCCAGGGTAGACAGGTGAAACCAAGCTGAGTCTGTCTTCTGTGTTCAGAGTGGCATGAGCTGTTTACCTGGGTGTATTATGGGAGGAGCTTCTTGGCTCCTGACCTACATACACTCAAGTTGAGTCTTCCTTCCAGGAGTGGCTGCCACCCGGCTGCAAAACAGAAGGTTCTACCCAATGGTGTGCTCCACAGCTGCCAAGAGCAGCATGAAAGTCATTCGCTCCTGTGCCAGCTCCACCTCCCTGCAATACCTGTGCTGCTATCGCCTGCGCCAGCTGCGGCCAAACTCAGGGGATACCCTCGAGGGCCTGCCCTTGCCACCTGGCCTCAAGCAAGTGCTACGTAACAAGCTGGGCTGGGTCCTGAGCATGAACTGCAACCACTGGAAGTCCCCTGGACCCCCTCCTGGCACAGCCACAGCTGGTGTTGAGAGCACCGAGACCAGGCCCTGTCAGAGGAAGCGCTGCAAAAGAAGCTGACTTCTCCAGCTGAAGCACGGCTCCCTTATTCTGTCCCTTCCAGGGCAGCAGGAGAGGAAGAACTGAGGTCCAGGCTTGTCCCCGTCTCCCTGAAGCCAGGACAGTCTTCTGATGGCCATGGAGCGTGGAGGCCattctactgcatgtgc
Coding sequences:
- the Spsb3 gene encoding SPRY domain-containing SOCS box protein 3 — protein: MARRPRSSRAWHFVLSAARRDTDARAVALAGTTNWGYDSDGQHSDSDSDPEYSSLPPSIPSAVPVTGESFCDCEGQNEATFCNSLHTAHRGKDCRCGEEDEDFDWVWDDLNKSSATLLSCDNRKVSFHMEYSCGTAAIRGTKELGDGQHFWEIKMTSPVYGTDMMVGIGTSDVDLDKYHHTFCSLLGRDEDSWGLSYTGLLHHKGDKMTFSSRFGQGSIIGVHLDTWHGTLTFFKNRKCIGVAATRLQNRRFYPMVCSTAAKSSMKVIRSCASSTSLQYLCCYRLRQLRPNSGDTLEGLPLPPGLKQVLRNKLGWVLSMNCNHWKSPGPPPGTATAGVESTETRPCQRKRCKRS